In Galactobacillus timonensis, the genomic window GCGTATACTGTAGGTGAATTGGAGGAATTATGGCTTTTTCTATTTTTGAGACTTCGGATGATCGGGATGATGAAAAGGAATCTTCCGCCAAAATGGATGAGAAGGTTGTCCTTTATACGCCGGCTTCCTTTGATGAGGCACAGTCGATGGCTGACAGCCTGAAGGAGGGGCATGCGATCGTAGTCAACCTGACGAAGCTTGATGCGACGCAGGCGCAGCGTACGATTGATTTTCTGACAGGGATTGCCTATGCGATCAACGGCAAGATTCAGGCGGTCGGTACGCGTGTGATTCTTTGCAATCCGAAGAATATGGACGTCGACGGGACGATCAGTCTGGAATGAAGATGCCCTGGGTCAGTATTCTTTGCATTGCG contains:
- a CDS encoding cell division protein SepF; the encoded protein is MAFSIFETSDDRDDEKESSAKMDEKVVLYTPASFDEAQSMADSLKEGHAIVVNLTKLDATQAQRTIDFLTGIAYAINGKIQAVGTRVILCNPKNMDVDGTISLE